From the genome of Acidobacteriota bacterium:
TTGCCTGGGAAGACAAATTCAGGCGTGTTCTTCTTCGCTTTGAGCGCTATGCCCAACGTCATTTAGGCTTCAAACTTCTGGCCTTTACCCTCATCAACTTACGGGAGTTTTGTAAGGCTTAAAACTCGCAACCAGTTCATATGGATCTAAAAACAAAACCGCTCGGTGTTTTTTCCAATTCTTCTGGCAGATCTCAATCAACGCCTGATTAGCTTCGGTGTTTTGAATGATGATGTCACTTGCTTTATCAGGAAACTCCACCTTTAATTTTTCGAGTTCTGCTGCTCTTTCTGGATCCTTCTCAATAAAAATGTATTTTGAAAATCGGGGTTCAACCTCAAGCGCAATTGTAGCTGACCCTTCAATGAATTTCTGGGACTCCGAATCAAATAACTCTGGAAACATTGGCTCACTTTCTAATTCACTCTGCTTCTGTGTCCGATACCCTGTCCCAGCAAAAGCATCAATATAAGCATATCTGAATCTTCTCTTGCTCATAATTTTCACATATGCTCCCAAGTATTTACGAACTCGGCTCAACTTTTCTGCCGTCCAATCTCCTCCAAAGCTTTGTAAGTCTGCGTCGGTTACCATTTGCCTGATCCTCCCAATAAGATTTCTGCTTACGTGTTTAGTTAGAAAAAAACTACCTGTCAAGCATAATTCCGTTTGCAAAAACATTTTTAGAATTAATTTAATTTGTTTAATTATTAATTTATATGGCGGGAGAATTTTAATACCAAATTATAAATCCATTCTGGCACTAGCAAACTGCTAAATGCTTTCAAAAATAGGATTTAATGAACAATTGATGATTGATTCTTTTTCATCCTTACTCAACTGTCTTGCTTAAACCGTGGGTAGAATCTGAAACCGGAATTTGTTCGATGATTTCCTGAAGTTCGTCAAATTGATACAGCTTCATCATCTTTCTGAGTTCCTGTCCGAGCAGCTCATCAAGGCAGGTAATCTCATTCACAACTTCATCTGCCGTGTCCTGGTCGCCGGTAAGGATGGCATAATTTAATCGCTCAATAATCCTGGCGGGAAGGAGCCTCAAACGTTCAGCCGTCACAATGGATTCGGTCGCTTGTTCAGACTGGAGTGGCGCGACATCTTCAAACACCAGCCGCACCCCCAAAAAGTGACTCACGGTGTCGAAAATCACCTGGGCCTGAAATGGCTTGGCCACAAAATCATCACATCCAAGCGCCAGAATTGAAGCCTTGTCGTGTTCAAAGGCGCTGGCGGTTAAGGCAATGATAAATGGGGTTCGGGGTTCAGGGTTCAGGGTTTGGGATTCAGGCGTTTGAATTGAAATTGTTGTCGCTGATTCTCTGGCTTTTTGTTTGATGATGGCAGTGGCGGTCTTTCCATCCATTACGGGCATACGCATATCCATCCAGATCAAATGGGGTTGCCAGCTTTCCCACATGGCAATAGCCTCTTCGCCATTGACGGCTTCGCGGACGTCAAACCCGACGCTGGTCAACAAAGTTGTCAGGACCATTCGGTTTTCCGCCAGATCGTCCACGACCAGTAACCGGATGGGCGGCTGCCCCGGCTCAAGTCCAACGACGCGCCGGGTGGGTTTGAGCAATGCAGGCTCGCTCGGTGCCAATGGCAGTCGGAGCGTCAACCGAAAGGTTGCACCTTTGCCCAGTTCGCTCTGAACGGTAATGTCTCCGCCCATCAAACGGGCAAAATTGCGACTCAAAGCCAGCCCAAGCCCCGTTCCTTCTGTCGTTCGCCGCCCGCTTTGGGTTTGCACAAATGCCTCAAACAAGATGCCCTGTTCTTCCTTGGAAATGCCAAAGCCGGTGTCTTCAACTTCAAACCAGGCTTCTTCCTCGTGCCACCTGGCTCGCAGTGTGATCCGGCCCTGCCTGGTAAACTTGACGGCGTTACTGAGCAGGTTCAGCAGGATTTGGCGGACTTTTCCATCATCTCCGCGCACAAACGGCGGAAGCTCGGAAATACCTGAAAATGTGAGGGTAAGTCCCTTGGCCTGGGCGCGAACCCGGATCATTTCCTCCAGATTGCGCAGCAAGTTTGGCAGGTTAAACACCTGTTCATTGAGGGTAATTTTCCCGGCTTCGATTTTTGAAATCGAAAGCACATCGTTGATCAGGCCCAGCAAATGTTCGCCGCTGCGATGGATCATCTCCAGATATTCACGGTGTTCGGGGAGTATCCGGCGGTCACGTTCCAGCAACTGGGCAAATCCAAGAATGGCATTGAGCGGCGTTCGCAACTCATGGCTCATGTTTGAAAGAAACACACTTTTGGCCAGATTGGCTTCCTGGGCCTTTGCGGCCAGATCAATTGCTTTTTGCTCTGATTCGTGGGCTGAATGTTCAGAAAGTCGAAGCTGTTCAACGGTTTGGGCCAGCTCCTCCGTCCGCTCACGCACTTTCGTCTTCAACAGTTCAGTGCGTTGCCGGAGCGCCCTCAGGCGAATCTGAACACCACCATACAGGCTGCCCATCGCAGTCAGGGCATAGGCCAGATACGCCCACCACGTATGCCAGGACGCTGGTTGAATCCGAAAAACAACCTGCACCGGCCCACTCACGTTGCCAACGTAATCTTTTCCCCATACCTGAAACGTGTAATGACCAGCCGGTAAATTCGTGTAGTTACGTCGGGCTTCTTCGGTCCAATCTGAAACATGCTGGTCATACCCAATCAATTGCGTTTGATACCGCGTCAACCGCTCTTTGAAATAGCTCAGCAAGGCATATTCAAACGCCAGATTATTTTCCTGATATGACAATGAAACCTGCTGGGTGGTCAGTAGTCGTTCCTGTTCATTGACCCAGGTGTGCTCCAGATACAATGGCTTTGAGGTGCGGTCTTCGGCCCACATTGTTGGGTCAAAGACCGCAAAACCAC
Proteins encoded in this window:
- the tcmP gene encoding three-Cys-motif partner protein TcmP — protein: MVTDADLQSFGGDWTAEKLSRVRKYLGAYVKIMSKRRFRYAYIDAFAGTGYRTQKQSELESEPMFPELFDSESQKFIEGSATIALEVEPRFSKYIFIEKDPERAAELEKLKVEFPDKASDIIIQNTEANQALIEICQKNWKKHRAVLFLDPYELVASFKPYKTPVS